One genomic region from Nitrospinota bacterium encodes:
- the rlmB gene encoding 23S rRNA (guanosine(2251)-2'-O)-methyltransferase RlmB: MKRHHHRPGRDKEIIFGVNPVMEALRAGKRKFHRLYVKGGFKPGGPADILIEMAREKGVPTVTNTGEELNRLTDSDGHQGVAALVSPYEYEKLDDAIERLRSKPFPTLIALDSVQDPRNFGAIIRSAEAFGVDGIIFPQDRASTYTPTAAKASAGAGERMNLIKVVNLAETIRKISDEGYHCVALEEDAEENFDKAPEGPFVMVFGGEGVGVRPLVKTRCGHVAKIPMKGEIGSLNVSVAAAIALYIASLR, translated from the coding sequence ATGAAACGCCATCATCACCGCCCGGGCAGGGATAAGGAGATAATCTTCGGCGTCAACCCTGTTATGGAGGCCCTTCGCGCGGGCAAGCGTAAATTCCACCGGCTGTATGTAAAAGGTGGTTTTAAACCCGGCGGCCCGGCGGACATTTTGATAGAAATGGCCAGGGAGAAGGGAGTCCCCACCGTCACCAACACCGGCGAGGAGCTTAACAGGCTAACCGATTCTGACGGCCATCAGGGAGTGGCGGCGCTGGTGTCCCCCTATGAATATGAAAAGCTGGACGACGCCATCGAACGGTTACGCTCCAAACCATTCCCCACGCTTATAGCGTTGGACAGTGTGCAGGACCCGCGAAATTTCGGCGCCATTATCCGTTCCGCCGAAGCCTTCGGCGTGGATGGGATTATTTTCCCGCAAGACAGGGCCTCCACTTACACACCCACCGCCGCAAAAGCTTCCGCCGGGGCCGGGGAGCGGATGAACCTTATTAAGGTGGTGAACCTGGCGGAGACCATCCGGAAAATTTCGGACGAAGGCTACCATTGCGTGGCGCTGGAGGAAGACGCGGAAGAAAATTTCGATAAAGCCCCGGAAGGGCCGTTTGTAATGGTGTTCGGCGGCGAAGGGGTGGGGGTGCGGCCATTGGTAAAAACCCGGTGCGGGCATGTGGCGAAGATACCCATGAAAGGGGAGATAGGCTCGCTGAACGTATCCGTTGCGGCGGCCATCGCCCTTTACATCGCTTCGTTACGCTAG
- a CDS encoding eight-cysteine-cluster domain-containing protein has translation MKQSNKPSIRRWLMAGLAITLMGAFFAFGPQACSTSSTAQEPGDTTPTEEFCGWSTEGYCESDMDCVVSGCSSEVCQSTRESEYNTICQWRDCYDPEPYQLHCGCVNSACQWGNGST, from the coding sequence ATGAAACAGTCTAATAAACCATCCATACGCCGGTGGCTAATGGCCGGGCTTGCCATAACCCTTATGGGGGCGTTTTTCGCGTTCGGCCCGCAGGCCTGCTCCACATCCTCCACAGCGCAAGAGCCGGGGGACACCACGCCCACGGAGGAGTTTTGCGGCTGGTCCACCGAAGGGTATTGCGAGAGCGATATGGATTGCGTGGTTAGCGGATGTTCTTCCGAGGTGTGCCAGTCCACCAGGGAAAGCGAATATAACACCATTTGCCAATGGCGGGATTGTTACGATCCGGAGCCGTACCAATTGCATTGCGGATGCGTAAACAGCGCCTGCCAATGGGGTAATGGCAGTACGTAA